The Streptomyces sp. NBC_00224 genome has a window encoding:
- the npdG gene encoding NADPH-dependent F420 reductase, producing the protein MTSTDSAATPPKPAAKDPWDLPDVSGLVVGVLGGTGDQGRGLAYRLARAGQKVIIGSRAAERARAAADELGLGVEGADNAECARRSDIVIVAVPWDGHAKTLEALREELAGKLVVDCVNPLGFDKKGAYALKPEEGSAAEQAAALLPDSRVTAAFHHLSAVLLQDASIEEIDTDVMVLGESRADTDLVQALAARIPGMRGVFSGRLRNAHQVESLVANLISVNRRYKAHAGLRVTDV; encoded by the coding sequence ATGACTTCCACTGACAGCGCCGCGACCCCCCCGAAGCCCGCCGCCAAAGACCCCTGGGACCTGCCCGACGTCTCCGGCCTCGTCGTCGGCGTGCTCGGTGGCACCGGCGACCAGGGCCGCGGGCTCGCCTACCGGCTGGCCCGCGCGGGCCAGAAGGTGATCATCGGCTCGCGGGCCGCCGAGCGCGCCCGGGCCGCCGCCGACGAGCTGGGCCTCGGCGTGGAGGGCGCGGACAACGCCGAGTGCGCGCGCCGCAGCGACATCGTGATCGTCGCGGTGCCGTGGGACGGGCACGCCAAGACGCTTGAGGCGCTGCGCGAGGAGCTGGCAGGCAAGCTCGTCGTCGACTGCGTCAACCCGCTCGGCTTCGACAAGAAGGGCGCGTACGCCCTCAAGCCCGAGGAGGGCAGCGCCGCCGAGCAGGCCGCCGCCCTGCTGCCGGACTCGCGGGTCACCGCCGCCTTCCACCACCTCTCGGCCGTGCTCCTCCAGGACGCCTCGATCGAGGAGATCGACACCGATGTGATGGTGCTCGGCGAGAGCCGCGCCGACACCGACCTGGTGCAGGCGCTGGCCGCCCGTATCCCGGGCATGCGCGGCGTCTTCTCGGGGCGGCTGCGCAACGCCCACCAGGTGGAGTCGCTGGTCGCCAACCTGATCTCGGTGAACCGCCGCTACAAGGCGCACGCCGGGCTGCGCGTGACCGACGTGTAG